The following proteins come from a genomic window of Phacochoerus africanus isolate WHEZ1 chromosome 9, ROS_Pafr_v1, whole genome shotgun sequence:
- the DICER1 gene encoding endoribonuclease Dicer isoform X4 has translation MSCIRLAERVVALICCEKLHKIGELDDHLMPVGKETVKYEEELDLHDEEETSVPGRPGSTKRRQCYPKAIPECLRDSYPKPDQPCYLYVIGMVLTTPLPDELNFRRRKLYPPEDTTRCFGILTAKPIPQIPHFPVYTRSGEVTISIELKKSGFTLSLQMLELITRLHQYIFSHILRLEKPALEFKPTDADSAYCVLPLNVVNDSSTLDIDFKFMEDIEKSEARIGIPSTKYSKETPFVFKLEDYQDAVIIPRYRNFDQPHRFYVADVYTDLTPLSKFPSPEYETFAEYYKTKYNLDLTNLNQPLLDVDHTSSRLNLLTPRHLNQKGKALPLSSAEKRKAKWESLQNKQILVPELCAIHPIPASLWRKAVCLPSILYRLHCLLTAEELRAQTASDAGVGVRSLPVDFRYPNLDFGWKKSIDSKSFISVANSSSAENENYCKHSPLVPEHAAHRGANRPSALENHDHTSVNCRALLSESPAKLPIDVATDLTAVNGLSYNKNLANGSCDLANRDFCQGNHLSYYKQEIPVQPTTSYPIQNLYSYENQPQPSDECTLLSNKYLDGNANKSTSDGRPTMPGTTEAGKALSERMASEQSPAPGYSPRTLGPNPGLILQALTLSNASDGFNLERLEMLGDSFLKHAITTYLFCTYPDAHEGRLSYMRSKKVSNCNLYRLGKKKGLPSRMVVSIFDPPVNWLPPGYVVNQDKSNTDKWEKDEMTKDCVLANGRLDADLEEEDAAALVWRPPREEADDDEDLLEYDQEHIRFIDSMLMGSGAFVKKIALSPFSAADSAYEWKMPKKAPLGSMPFSADFEDFDYSSWDAMCYLDPSKAVEEDDFVVGFWNPSEENCGVDTGKQSISYDLHTEQCIADKSIADCVEALLGCYLTSCGERAAQLFLCSLGLKVLPVVKRTDRAKAVCPARESFTSQQKTLAGGRPAASAAGSRSSGLKDLEYGCLKIPPRCMFDHPDADRTLSHLISGFENFERKINYSFKNKAYLLQAFTHASYHYNTITDCYQRLEFLGDAILDYLITKHLYEDPRQHSPGVLTDLRSALVNNTIFASLAVKYDYHKYFKAVSPELFHVIDDFVQFQLEKNEMQGMDSELRRSEEDEEKEEDIEVPKAMGDIFESLAGAIYMDSGMSLEVVWQVYYPMMRPLIEKFSANVPRSPVRELLEMEPETAKFSPAERTYDGKVRVTVEVVGKGKFKGVGRSYRIAKSAAARRALRSLKANQPQVPNS, from the exons ATGAGCTGTATACGATTGGCTGAAAGAGTCGTAGCTCTCATTTGCTGTGAAAAACTGCACAAAATTG GTGAACTGGATGACCATTTGATGCCGGTTGGGAAAGAGACGGTTAAGTACGAAGAGGAGCTTGATTTACATGATGAGGAGGAGACCAGTGTTCCAGGAAGACCCGGCTCCACAAAACGAAGACAGTGCTACCCAAAAGCG ATTCCAGAATGTTTGCGGGACAGCTACCCCAAGCCCGATCAGCCCTGTTACCTGTATGTGATAGGAATGGTTCTGACAACACCTCTCCCCGATGAACTCAACTTTAGAAGGCGGAAGCTCTATCCCCCCGAGGACACCACAAGATGCTTCGGAATACTGACAGCCAAACCCATACCTCAG aTTCCTCACTTTCCTGTGTACACACGCTCTGGAGAGGTTACCATTTCCATTGAGTTGAAGAAGTCTGGTTTCACGCTATCTCTGCAAATGCTTGAGCTGATTACAAGACTTCACCAgtatatattttcacatattctTCGGCTTGAGAAACCTGCACTAGAGTTTAAACCCACCGACGCTGACTCAGCATACTGTGTTCTACCTCTTAATGTCG TTAATGACTCCAGCACTTTGGACATTGACTTTAAATTCATGGAAGACATCGAGAAATCAGAAGCTCGCATAGGCATTCCCAGTACAAAGTATTCAAAAGAAAcaccttttgtttttaaattagaagatTACCAAGATGCAGTTATCATTCCAAG gtatCGCAATTTTGATCAGCCTCATCGATTTTATGTAGCTGATGTGTACACTGATCTTACCCCACTGAGTAAATTTCCTTCCCCTGAGTATGAAACTTTTGCAGAATATTATAAAACGAAGTATAACCTTGACCTGACCAATCTCAACCAGCCGCTGCTGGATGTGGACCACACATCTTCAAG acTTAATCTTTTGACACCTCGCCATTTGAATCAGAAGGGGAAAGCTCTTCCTCTGAGCAGCGCTGAAAAGAGGAAAGCCAAATGGGAGAGTCTGCAGAACAAACAG ATCCTGGTTCCAGAACTCTGTGCTATCCATCCAATTCCAGCATCACTGTGGAGAAAAGCAGTCTGTCTCCCCAGCATCCTTTATCGCCTTCACTGCCTTTTGACCGCGGAGGAGCTAAGAGCCCAGACGGCCAGCGATGCTGGTGTGGGAGTCAGATCACTTCCCGTGGATTTTAG ATACCCCAACTTAGACTTCGGGTGGAAAAAATCCATCGACAGCAAATCTTTCATCTCAGTTGCTAACTCCTCTTCAGCTGAAAACGAGAACTACTGTAAGCACAGCCCCCTCGTCCCTGAACATGCTGCACATCGAGGTGCTAACCGACCCTCCGCTCTCGAAAATCACGACCACACGTCTGTGAACTGCCGAGCGCTCCTCAGCGAGTCACCTGCTAAGCTCCCGATCGACGTTGCAACAGATCTGACAGCAGTGAACGGTCTTTCGTACAATAAAAATCTTGCCAATGGCAGTTGCGACTTAGCTAACAGAGACTTTTGCCAAGGAAATCATCTGAGTTACTACAAGCAGGAAATACCTGTACAACCAACTACCTCATATCCCATTCAGAATTTATACAGTTATGAGAACCAGCCCCAGCCCAGCGATGAATGTACTCTACTGAGTAATAAATACCTTGATGGAAATGCTAACAAATCTACCTCAGATGGACGTCCCACGATGCCTGGTACTACAGAGGCTGGTAAGGCGCTTTCGGAAAGGATGGCTTCTGAGCAGAGCCCTGCTCCGGGCTACTCCCCGAGGACTCTTGGCCCAAACCCTGGACTCATCCTTCAGGCTCTGACCCTTTCAAACGCTAGTGACGGATTTAACCTGGAGCGGCTCGAAATGCTCGGCGACTCCTTCTTAAAGCACGCCATCACCACGTATCTCTTTTGCACTTACCCTGATGCTCACGAGGGCCGCCTTTCGTATATGAGAAGCAAAAAG GTCAGCAACTGTAACCTGTATCGGCTTGGGAAGAAGAAGGGCCTGCCCAGCCGCATGGTGGTGTCGATATTTGATCCCCCTGTGAACTGGCTTCCTCCTGGTTATGTAGTAAATCAAGACAAAAGTAACACagacaaatgggaaaaagatgaaATG ACAAAAGACTGCGTGCTGGCTAACGGCAGACTGGACGCCGACCTGGAGGAGGAGGACGCCGCCGCGCTGGTGTGGAGGCCGCCCAGGGAGGAGGCCGACGACGACGAGGACCTCCTGGAGTACGACCAGGAGCACATCCGGTTCATAGACAGCATGCTGATGGGGTCAGGAGCTTTCGTCAAGAAGATCGCGCTTTCTCCCTTCTCGGCCGCTGATTCTGCCTATGAGTGGAAGATGCCCAAAAAGGCCCCCCTGGGTAGCATGCCCTTTTCCGCAGATTTCGAGGACTTTGACTACAGCTCGTGGGATGCCATGTGCTATCTGGACCCCAGCAAAGCCGTTGAAGAGGATGACTTTGTGGTGGGCTTCTGGAATCCATCCGAAGAGAACTGTGGTGTGGACACAGGCAAACAGTCCATTTCTTACGACTTGCACACGGAGCAGTGCATCGCTGACAAAAGCATCGCCGACTGTGTGGAAGCCCTGCTGGGCTGCTACTTAACCAGCTGTGGCGAGCGGGCCGCTCAGCTCTTCCTCTGCTCGCTGGGCCTGAAGGTGCTCCCGGTGGTGAAGAGGACCGATCGGGCAAAGGCCGTGTGCCCGGCCAGGGAGAGCTTCACCAGCCAACAAAAGACCCTTGCCGGGGGCCGGCCTGCCGCCTCCGCCGCCGGCTCCCGCTCTTCCGGGTTGAAAGACTTGGAGTACGGTTGTTTGAAGATCCCACCGAGATGTATGTTTGATCACCCAGACGCAGACAGGACACTCAGTCACCTCATCTCGGGCTTCGAAAACTTCGAAAGGAAGATCAACTACAGCTTCAAGAATAAGGCTTACCTTCTGCAGGCCTTCACCCACGCCTCCTACCACTACAACACCATCACCG ATTGTTACCAGCGCCTGGAGTTCCTGGGAGATGCCATTCTGGACTACCTCATAACCAAGCACCTTTACGAAGACCCGCGGCAGCACTCCCCGGGGGTCCTGACCGACCTGCGCTCCGCTCTGGTCAACAACACCATCTTCGCCTCGCTGGCCGTCAAGTACGACTACCACAAGTACTTCAAGGCCGTGTCGCCCGAGCTCTTCCACGTCATCGACGATTTTGTGCAGTTTCAGCTTGAGAAGAACGAGATGCAAGGGATGGATTCTGAG CTTAGGAGATCTGAggaggatgaagagaaagaagaggatattgAAGTTCCGAAGGCCATGGGGGACATTTTTGAGTCGCTTGCTGGTGCCATTTACATGGATAGTGGAATGTCACTGGAGGTGGTTTGGCAGGTGTACTATCCGATGATGCGGCCGCTAATAG AAAAATTTTCTGCAAACGTGCCCCGTTCGCCCGTGCGAGAATTGCTTGAAATGGAACCAGAAACCGCCAAATTTAG CCCGGCTGAGAGAACTTACGATGGCAAGGTCAGAGTCACCGTGGAAGTCGTAGGAAAGGGGAAATTCAAAGGTGTTGGCCGAAGTTACAGGATTGCCAAATCTGCAGCAGCACGACGAGCCCTGCGAAGCCTCAAAGCTAATCAACCTCAGGTTCCCAACAGCTGA
- the DICER1 gene encoding endoribonuclease Dicer isoform X3, producing the protein MELEEALNFINDCNIAVHSKERDSTLISKQILSDCRAVLVVLGPWCADKVAGMMVRELQKYIKHEQEELHRKFLLFTDTFLRKVHALCEGHFSPAALDLRFVTPKVIKLLEILRKYKPYERQQFESVEWYNNRNQDNYVSWSDSEDDEEDEEIEEKEKPETNFPSPFTNILCGIIFVERRYTAVVLNRLIKEAGKQDPELAYISSNFITGHGIGKNQPRNKQMEAEFRKQEEVLRKFRAHETNLLIATSIVEEGVDIPKCNLVVRFDLPTEYRSYVQSKGRARAPISNYVMLADTDKIKSFEEDLKTYKAIEKILRNKCSKSVESGETDLEPVVDDDDIFPPYVLRPDDGGPRVTINTAIGHINRYCARLPSDPFTHLAPKCRTRELPDGTFYSTLYLPINSPLRASIVGPPMSCIRLAERVVALICCEKLHKIGELDDHLMPVGKETVKYEEELDLHDEEETSVPGRPGSTKRRQCYPKAIPECLRDSYPKPDQPCYLYVIGMVLTTPLPDELNFRRRKLYPPEDTTRCFGILTAKPIPQIPHFPVYTRSGEVTISIELKKSGFTLSLQMLELITRLHQYIFSHILRLEKPALEFKPTDADSAYCVLPLNVVNDSSTLDIDFKFMEDIEKSEARIGIPSTKYSKETPFVFKLEDYQDAVIIPRYRNFDQPHRFYVADVYTDLTPLSKFPSPEYETFAEYYKTKYNLDLTNLNQPLLDVDHTSSRLNLLTPRHLNQKGKALPLSSAEKRKAKWESLQNKQILVPELCAIHPIPASLWRKAVCLPSILYRLHCLLTAEELRAQTASDAGVGVRSLPVDFRYPNLDFGWKKSIDSKSFISVANSSSAENENYCKHSPLVPEHAAHRGANRPSALENHDHTSVNCRALLSESPAKLPIDVATDLTAVNGLSYNKNLANGSCDLANRDFCQGNHLSYYKQEIPVQPTTSYPIQNLYSYENQPQPSDECTLLSNKYLDGNANKSTSDGRPTMPGTTEAGKALSERMASEQSPAPGYSPRTLGPNPGLILQALTLSNASDGFNLERLEMLGDSFLKHAITTYLFCTYPDAHEGRLSYMRSKKVSNCNLYRLGKKKGLPSRMVVSIFDPPVNWLPPGYVVNQDKSNTDKWEKDEMTKDCVLANGRLDADLEEEDAAALVWRPPREEADDDEDLLEYDQEHIRFIDSMLMGSGAFVKKIALSPFSAADSAYEWKMPKKAPLGSMPFSADFEDFDYSSWDAMCYLDPSKAVEEDDFVVGFWNPSEENCGVDTGKQSISYDLHTEQCIADKSIADCVEALLGCYLTSCGERAAQLFLCSLGLKVLPVVKRTDRAKAVCPARESFTSQQKTLAGGRPAASAAGSRSSGLKDLEYGCLKIPPRCMFDHPDADRTLSHLISGFENFERKINYSFKNKAYLLQAFTHASYHYNTITDCYQRLEFLGDAILDYLITKHLYEDPRQHSPGVLTDLRSALVNNTIFASLAVKYDYHKYFKAVSPELFHVIDDFVQFQLEKNEMQGMDSELRRSEEDEEKEEDIEVPKAMGDIFESLAGAIYMDSGMSLEVVWQVYYPMMRPLIEKFSANVPRSPVRELLEMEPETAKFSPAERTYDGKVRVTVEVVGKGKFKGVGRSYRIAKSAAARRALRSLKANQPQVPNS; encoded by the exons ATACTATCAGACTGTCGTGCAGTATTGGTAGTTCTGGGACCTTGGTGTGCAGATAAAGTAGCTGGAATGATGGTAAGAGAACTACAGAAATATATCAAACATGAACAAGAGGAGCTGCACaggaaatttctattgtttacagACACTTTCCTGAGGAAAGTACACGCGCTGTGTGAAGGGCACTTCTCCCCTGCCGCGCTTGACCTGAGATTTGTAACTCCTAAAGTCATAAAACTGCTCGAAATCTTACGCAAATACAAACCCTACGAGCGACAGCAGTTTGAAAGCGTTGAGTGGTATAATAATAGGAATCAGGATAATTACGTGTCTTGGAGTGATTCTGAGGATGATGAGGAGGacgaagaaattgaagaaaaagaaaagccggAGACGaattttccttctccatttaCCAACATTTTATGTGGAATTATTTTTGTGGAAAGAAGATACACGGCAGTTGTCTTAAACAG ATTGATAAAGGAAGCTGGCAAACAAGATCCAGAGCTGGCTTACATCAGCAGCAATTTTATAACTGGACATGGCATTGGAAAGAATCAGCCTCGTAACAAACAGATGGAAGCAGAATTCAGAAAACAGGAAGAG GTACTTAGGAAATTTCGAGCTCACGAAACCAACCTGCTGATTGCCACGAGCATTGTGGAAGAGGGTGTTGATATACCAAAATGCAACCTGGTGGTTCGTTTCGATCTGCCCACAGAGTATCGATCCTACGTTCAGTCTAAGGGAAGAGCAAGGGCGCCAATCTCTAATTACGTCATGTTAGCAGATACGGACAAAATAAAGAGTTTTGAAGAAGACCTTAAAACATACAAAGCTATTGAAAAG aTCTTGAGAAACAAATGTTCCAAGTCTGTTGAGAGTGGGGAGACCGACCTTGAGCCCGTGGTGGATGACGACGACATTTTCCCCCCCTACGTGCTGCGGCCCGACGATGGCGGTCCTCGGGTCACCATCAACACGGCCATTGGACACATCAACAG atACTGTGCTAGATTACCCAGTGACCCGTTTACTCATCTGGCTCCTAAGTGTAGAACCCGAGAGTTGCCTGATGGTACATTTTATTCAACTCTTTATCTGCCAATTAATTCACCTCTTCGAGCCTCCATTGTT GGCCCCCCAATGAGCTGTATACGATTGGCTGAAAGAGTCGTAGCTCTCATTTGCTGTGAAAAACTGCACAAAATTG GTGAACTGGATGACCATTTGATGCCGGTTGGGAAAGAGACGGTTAAGTACGAAGAGGAGCTTGATTTACATGATGAGGAGGAGACCAGTGTTCCAGGAAGACCCGGCTCCACAAAACGAAGACAGTGCTACCCAAAAGCG ATTCCAGAATGTTTGCGGGACAGCTACCCCAAGCCCGATCAGCCCTGTTACCTGTATGTGATAGGAATGGTTCTGACAACACCTCTCCCCGATGAACTCAACTTTAGAAGGCGGAAGCTCTATCCCCCCGAGGACACCACAAGATGCTTCGGAATACTGACAGCCAAACCCATACCTCAG aTTCCTCACTTTCCTGTGTACACACGCTCTGGAGAGGTTACCATTTCCATTGAGTTGAAGAAGTCTGGTTTCACGCTATCTCTGCAAATGCTTGAGCTGATTACAAGACTTCACCAgtatatattttcacatattctTCGGCTTGAGAAACCTGCACTAGAGTTTAAACCCACCGACGCTGACTCAGCATACTGTGTTCTACCTCTTAATGTCG TTAATGACTCCAGCACTTTGGACATTGACTTTAAATTCATGGAAGACATCGAGAAATCAGAAGCTCGCATAGGCATTCCCAGTACAAAGTATTCAAAAGAAAcaccttttgtttttaaattagaagatTACCAAGATGCAGTTATCATTCCAAG gtatCGCAATTTTGATCAGCCTCATCGATTTTATGTAGCTGATGTGTACACTGATCTTACCCCACTGAGTAAATTTCCTTCCCCTGAGTATGAAACTTTTGCAGAATATTATAAAACGAAGTATAACCTTGACCTGACCAATCTCAACCAGCCGCTGCTGGATGTGGACCACACATCTTCAAG acTTAATCTTTTGACACCTCGCCATTTGAATCAGAAGGGGAAAGCTCTTCCTCTGAGCAGCGCTGAAAAGAGGAAAGCCAAATGGGAGAGTCTGCAGAACAAACAG ATCCTGGTTCCAGAACTCTGTGCTATCCATCCAATTCCAGCATCACTGTGGAGAAAAGCAGTCTGTCTCCCCAGCATCCTTTATCGCCTTCACTGCCTTTTGACCGCGGAGGAGCTAAGAGCCCAGACGGCCAGCGATGCTGGTGTGGGAGTCAGATCACTTCCCGTGGATTTTAG ATACCCCAACTTAGACTTCGGGTGGAAAAAATCCATCGACAGCAAATCTTTCATCTCAGTTGCTAACTCCTCTTCAGCTGAAAACGAGAACTACTGTAAGCACAGCCCCCTCGTCCCTGAACATGCTGCACATCGAGGTGCTAACCGACCCTCCGCTCTCGAAAATCACGACCACACGTCTGTGAACTGCCGAGCGCTCCTCAGCGAGTCACCTGCTAAGCTCCCGATCGACGTTGCAACAGATCTGACAGCAGTGAACGGTCTTTCGTACAATAAAAATCTTGCCAATGGCAGTTGCGACTTAGCTAACAGAGACTTTTGCCAAGGAAATCATCTGAGTTACTACAAGCAGGAAATACCTGTACAACCAACTACCTCATATCCCATTCAGAATTTATACAGTTATGAGAACCAGCCCCAGCCCAGCGATGAATGTACTCTACTGAGTAATAAATACCTTGATGGAAATGCTAACAAATCTACCTCAGATGGACGTCCCACGATGCCTGGTACTACAGAGGCTGGTAAGGCGCTTTCGGAAAGGATGGCTTCTGAGCAGAGCCCTGCTCCGGGCTACTCCCCGAGGACTCTTGGCCCAAACCCTGGACTCATCCTTCAGGCTCTGACCCTTTCAAACGCTAGTGACGGATTTAACCTGGAGCGGCTCGAAATGCTCGGCGACTCCTTCTTAAAGCACGCCATCACCACGTATCTCTTTTGCACTTACCCTGATGCTCACGAGGGCCGCCTTTCGTATATGAGAAGCAAAAAG GTCAGCAACTGTAACCTGTATCGGCTTGGGAAGAAGAAGGGCCTGCCCAGCCGCATGGTGGTGTCGATATTTGATCCCCCTGTGAACTGGCTTCCTCCTGGTTATGTAGTAAATCAAGACAAAAGTAACACagacaaatgggaaaaagatgaaATG ACAAAAGACTGCGTGCTGGCTAACGGCAGACTGGACGCCGACCTGGAGGAGGAGGACGCCGCCGCGCTGGTGTGGAGGCCGCCCAGGGAGGAGGCCGACGACGACGAGGACCTCCTGGAGTACGACCAGGAGCACATCCGGTTCATAGACAGCATGCTGATGGGGTCAGGAGCTTTCGTCAAGAAGATCGCGCTTTCTCCCTTCTCGGCCGCTGATTCTGCCTATGAGTGGAAGATGCCCAAAAAGGCCCCCCTGGGTAGCATGCCCTTTTCCGCAGATTTCGAGGACTTTGACTACAGCTCGTGGGATGCCATGTGCTATCTGGACCCCAGCAAAGCCGTTGAAGAGGATGACTTTGTGGTGGGCTTCTGGAATCCATCCGAAGAGAACTGTGGTGTGGACACAGGCAAACAGTCCATTTCTTACGACTTGCACACGGAGCAGTGCATCGCTGACAAAAGCATCGCCGACTGTGTGGAAGCCCTGCTGGGCTGCTACTTAACCAGCTGTGGCGAGCGGGCCGCTCAGCTCTTCCTCTGCTCGCTGGGCCTGAAGGTGCTCCCGGTGGTGAAGAGGACCGATCGGGCAAAGGCCGTGTGCCCGGCCAGGGAGAGCTTCACCAGCCAACAAAAGACCCTTGCCGGGGGCCGGCCTGCCGCCTCCGCCGCCGGCTCCCGCTCTTCCGGGTTGAAAGACTTGGAGTACGGTTGTTTGAAGATCCCACCGAGATGTATGTTTGATCACCCAGACGCAGACAGGACACTCAGTCACCTCATCTCGGGCTTCGAAAACTTCGAAAGGAAGATCAACTACAGCTTCAAGAATAAGGCTTACCTTCTGCAGGCCTTCACCCACGCCTCCTACCACTACAACACCATCACCG ATTGTTACCAGCGCCTGGAGTTCCTGGGAGATGCCATTCTGGACTACCTCATAACCAAGCACCTTTACGAAGACCCGCGGCAGCACTCCCCGGGGGTCCTGACCGACCTGCGCTCCGCTCTGGTCAACAACACCATCTTCGCCTCGCTGGCCGTCAAGTACGACTACCACAAGTACTTCAAGGCCGTGTCGCCCGAGCTCTTCCACGTCATCGACGATTTTGTGCAGTTTCAGCTTGAGAAGAACGAGATGCAAGGGATGGATTCTGAG CTTAGGAGATCTGAggaggatgaagagaaagaagaggatattgAAGTTCCGAAGGCCATGGGGGACATTTTTGAGTCGCTTGCTGGTGCCATTTACATGGATAGTGGAATGTCACTGGAGGTGGTTTGGCAGGTGTACTATCCGATGATGCGGCCGCTAATAG AAAAATTTTCTGCAAACGTGCCCCGTTCGCCCGTGCGAGAATTGCTTGAAATGGAACCAGAAACCGCCAAATTTAG CCCGGCTGAGAGAACTTACGATGGCAAGGTCAGAGTCACCGTGGAAGTCGTAGGAAAGGGGAAATTCAAAGGTGTTGGCCGAAGTTACAGGATTGCCAAATCTGCAGCAGCACGACGAGCCCTGCGAAGCCTCAAAGCTAATCAACCTCAGGTTCCCAACAGCTGA